The following DNA comes from Longimicrobium sp..
GAGGCGCGCGAGGGCAAGCTGGTGCCCACGGGCGAGCTCGCCGAGCCGCTCATCGTGCGCCCCACCTCGGAGACCATCATCGGGGAGAGCATGGCGGACTGGGTGCAGAGCTACCGCGACCTGCCGCTCCTGCTCAACCAGTGGGCCAACGTGGTGCGCTGGGAGCTGCGCCCGCGCGTGCTGCTGAGGACGACGGAGTTCCTCTGGCAGGAGGGGCACACGGCGCACGCCAGCCACGACGACGCCATGGAGTACACGCTGCGCATCCTGCACGACGTCTACCGCCGCGTGGTGGAAGACGACCTGGCGGTGCCGGTGATCCCCGGCGAGAAGACGCCCGGCGAGCGCTTCCCCGGCGCCGAGAACACCTACTGCATCGAGGCGATGATGCAGGATGGCCGGGCGCTGCAGGCCGGCACCAGCCACTACCTGGGTCAGAACTTCGCGAAGGCGTTCGACATCTCCTTCCAGAGCGCCGAGGGCGGCCAGGAGCACGCCTACACCACCTCGTGGGGCGTCTCCACGCGGCTGGTGGGCGCGCTGGTGATGACGCACGCCGACGACAACGGCCTGCGCGTGCCGCCGCGGGTGGCGCCGCACCAGGCGGTGGTGGTGCCGATGCTCAAGAAGGACGGCGGCGACGACGTGCTGGCCTACGCCCGCCGCGTGGCCGACGAGCTCCGCGGCCGCACCTTCGCCGGGGGACGCCCGATCGAGGTGCTGGTGGACGACACGCTGTACGAGGCGCGCGACAAGAAGTGGAAGTGGGTCAAGCGCGGCGTCCCCCTGCTGCTGGAGCTGGGGCCCAAGGACATGGCCAACGACGGCGTCAGCTTCCTGCGGCGCGACCGCGGGCTCGACTACGTGCGCATGGGCCGGCAGGAGCTGGTGGACGGCGTGGGCGCGCTGCTGGACGAGATCCAGCGGAGCTACCTGGAGCAGGCGCGCGCCTACCAGGAGGCCCGCACCCGGCGCGACGTGGCCACCTTCGACGAGTTCCGCGCCTACTTCGAGCAGGGCGGCGACGGCGCGGCGGCCTCCGAACAGCCGGGCTTCGTGGTGGCCAAGTGGTGCGGCGACGCCGCGTGCGAGGAGCGCGCGAGAGACCTGGGTGTCACCATCCGCTGCCTGCCGTTCGACCAGAGCGGCACCGAGGCCCCCTGCGTCATCTGCGGCCGCCCGGCGACCACGGACGCGGTGTTCGCGAAGGCGTACTGATCCTTCGGCGGCAGACGACGAGAGCCCGGCGGGCCACGCGGGTCGCCGGGCTCTCTCTCGTCCAAGAACAGCTTGGCCTCACGCAGAGTCAGCAGAGTTAGCAGAGAACAAATCGCTCGCGGTGCTTTTCCTCTGCTGACTCTGCTCCTCTGCGTGAGACAAGCAGTTGTCTTCCTCCTGCAGTCGCGAAGACGGCGATGCTCCCCTGATCCGTCGCGCCGCGGTAACTTCCTTCCTCACCCGGAATCCATCGTCCCTGTCGACCCAGCCGATGCGCCGCTCGCTCTTCTCCACCCTGCTCTCGCTCGCCTCCTGCATCCCCGCCGGCCTCCCGGCCCAGGCGGCCGCCCCCGCCGACGCCCCGCTCCAGGCCGTCGTCGTGGTCACGAACGGGTGGGACGCCACGGACGCCGTCCTCCAGCGCTACGAGCGGGCGAGCGCCCGTGCGCCCTGGCGCGCCGTCGGCGGCCCGGTCAGGGCGTCGGTCGGGCGCACGGGGCTGGCGTGGGGGCGCGGGCTGCACGGCGAGCCCCGCGGCGCCGGCCCGGTGAAGCGCGAGGGAGACGGGAAGGCGCCGGCCGGCGTCTTCGGCCTGGGCCCGGCGTTCGGCTACGCGCCGGCGGACTCCGCGCGCTGGATCCGCCTGCCGTACGTCGCCACCGACCCCAGCGTCGAGTGCGTGGACGACGCGCGCTCGCGCCGCTACAACCGCCTGGTGGACCGCGACACCGTCGCCGCGCCCGACTGGACCAGCCACGAGGAGATGCGCCGCGCCGACGAGCTGTACCGGCTGGGCGTCTGGGTCGACCACAACGTCGCCCCCACCGCCCCGGGCGGCGGCTCGTGCATCTTCCTCCACATCTGGCGCTCGCCGGGCGTCCCCACCGTCGGCTGCACGGCCATGGACGCCGGCGACCTCGCGGCGCTGCTGCGCTGGCTCGACCCGCGCGCCCGCCCCGTCCTGGTCCAGGCCCCCCGCGCCGAGTACGGCCGTCTCGGCGCCGTCTTCCCCCTCCCGCCGCTGCCGCGCCCGTGACCGCGGGGGCGCGCGCCTTGCGCTGCCCCCCGCATCGGAACCCCACATGGTAATAAGGTGGTCGAGAGGCGCCGCGGCTGAAGGGTCCGCAGCCAGGGACGGACGTGTTTCGGCGGGAGGAAGATGAGACCGTTCTTCATGCACCGCTTCGAGGAGGCCGCGCTGGCGCTCCTCCGGGTGGTCGCCGGGCTGATGCTGATGCAGCACGGCGCGCAGAAGATGTTCGGCGTGCTGGGCGGCTACCGGGGCGAGCCGGGAAACACCGCCGAGCCGTTCTCGCGAGGCTTCTTCGCGGGCATCCTGGAGACCTTTGTCGCCCCGCTGCTCGTCGTGGGCCTCCTCACGCGGCCCGTGGCGTTCCTCCTCTCGGGGCTCATGGCCTTCGCCTACTTCCTGGCGCACGCGAAAGACGGCTTCTGGCCGATCCTCAACGGCGGCGAGCTGCCCGCGCTCTACTGCTTCGTCTTCTTCTATCTCTCCGCGCGCGGCGGCGGCCGCTACAGCCTGGACGCGCTGCTGGCCCGCCGCCGGGACGCAGCGCGAGCACGACCGAGTTGATGCATCACACGGAGTTAACGGAGTCAACGGAGAACAACATGAAGTTCCTCCGTTACCTCCGTTGACTCCCGTGAGATCGTTCCCCGTCGAGTGCCCGCAGAAATCAGGGGTCCGGGATGACGGACGCGGCTTCTTCCGCGCATACCGGCCGCGTCACCCCGGCGCCGACCGCGAATGAGACGGCGTGATGAGCCGCGGCCATTTGTTCAGGAATGTTGACTTTGCGAAAACTGCCGTGTTTCGTATCAGCACCGCCAGCGAGGATACCGCGGCATCCCGAAGTCTCTCCCTGAACCGGCCAACCGACGGAGGCGGCAATGCATCTGCGGTACGTCTGCATTTCGGGTCTCGCGCTGCTCTGGGGGTGCGGCTCCACGGATCAACCGTCCACGGCGGAGGCGGCGACGCCGGCGGCATCGGCGTCCGCCGCCTCCGCGCCGGCACCCGCCCCGAGCCTGGACCCGAAGCGCGGCAAGGAGATCGGGCTCGTGTTCGAGGCGTTCCTGAGCCCGTGGCAGGAGGGCGACGAGGAGGAGAACACCCCCGGCTCCACGCCGTCCAGGTTCCGCTCGACCACGCCCTCGCAGAGCCGCGCCCAGCGCGAAGCGGCGGGTCATCGCGCCCATGGCCAGCTTCGGTTCAGCAACGACCTCAGCCGGGCCTACGTGGACGTGCGGGTCGAGGGCGTCGACCTCTCCGCCGTCAACATGTTCCACATCCATTGCGGGCGGCCGGGCATCCTGGGCCCCATCCTGGTCGACTTCGCGCAGGCCACGGACCTCAAGCAGAACCTGGCGGACGGCACGTTCTCAGTCGAGCTGAGGAACGAGCACATCGTCAGGACCGCCGAGGCCGGGAAGGGCCTGGTCGGCGTCGCCACGTCCGGGTGCGTCATCCC
Coding sequences within:
- the proS gene encoding proline--tRNA ligase — translated: MMKAAPRTAIQPTRDEDYASWYQAVVRDADVAEMSHVRGCMVIKPWGYGIWEQLQKTLDRAIKQAGAVNAYFPLFIPLSYLEREAAHVEGFAKEMAVVTHHRLEAREGKLVPTGELAEPLIVRPTSETIIGESMADWVQSYRDLPLLLNQWANVVRWELRPRVLLRTTEFLWQEGHTAHASHDDAMEYTLRILHDVYRRVVEDDLAVPVIPGEKTPGERFPGAENTYCIEAMMQDGRALQAGTSHYLGQNFAKAFDISFQSAEGGQEHAYTTSWGVSTRLVGALVMTHADDNGLRVPPRVAPHQAVVVPMLKKDGGDDVLAYARRVADELRGRTFAGGRPIEVLVDDTLYEARDKKWKWVKRGVPLLLELGPKDMANDGVSFLRRDRGLDYVRMGRQELVDGVGALLDEIQRSYLEQARAYQEARTRRDVATFDEFRAYFEQGGDGAAASEQPGFVVAKWCGDAACEERARDLGVTIRCLPFDQSGTEAPCVICGRPATTDAVFAKAY
- a CDS encoding DoxX family protein, translating into MRPFFMHRFEEAALALLRVVAGLMLMQHGAQKMFGVLGGYRGEPGNTAEPFSRGFFAGILETFVAPLLVVGLLTRPVAFLLSGLMAFAYFLAHAKDGFWPILNGGELPALYCFVFFYLSARGGGRYSLDALLARRRDAARARPS
- a CDS encoding CHRD domain-containing protein; this translates as MHLRYVCISGLALLWGCGSTDQPSTAEAATPAASASAASAPAPAPSLDPKRGKEIGLVFEAFLSPWQEGDEEENTPGSTPSRFRSTTPSQSRAQREAAGHRAHGQLRFSNDLSRAYVDVRVEGVDLSAVNMFHIHCGRPGILGPILVDFAQATDLKQNLADGTFSVELRNEHIVRTAEAGKGLVGVATSGCVIPSPSLGSNGPVKTSTIAGLARLARDGELYFNLHTTGQTYFGDLRGQIHRAETPTGQAGGE